From the genome of Nicotiana sylvestris chromosome 2, ASM39365v2, whole genome shotgun sequence, one region includes:
- the LOC104226773 gene encoding tubby-like F-box protein 5, producing MDMPFKKIVRELREVKDGIGDILRKGAERNHWSNRIRSDIVPYVALSDPTEQGQWANLPPKVLLDIIRRVEESETSWPARSVIVFCASVCRSWRKITKEIVKTPEECGRLTFPISLKQPAPCESPIQCFIKRDKANSVYRLYFGMTPSENERDKLLLAAKKIRRATSTDFVISLAADDFSQASNTYVGKLRSNFVGTKFTIYDSQPSSETAIEHGRLCQSFQAKKVSPGVPACNYRVATISYELNIVRRPKGPRRIHCTMHSIPFSSIQEGGSAPTPTLFPQSFDEKSLSAPLSKTKELAIDISSSGSSQEPLMLKNKTPWWNEKMHSWCLNFKGRVMVASVKTFQLLAAGDPSHNIPVAEQDKVILQFGRIGKDSFTMDYRYPLSAFQAFAICLTSFDSKPACE from the exons ATGGATATGCCTTTCAAGAAAATTGTTCGCGAGCTGAGGGAGGTGAAAGATGGGATCGGGGATATACTAAGGAAGGGAGCAGAAAGAAATCATTGGAGCAACAGAATCCGGTCAGATATTGTCCCATATGTGGCCCTTTCTGATCCGACTGAACAAGGGCAGTGGGCAAATTTACcaccaaaagtgcttttggataTCATCCGCAGGGTTGAAGAGAGTGAGACATCGTGGCCTGCTCGTTCTGTCATTGTCTTTTGCGCATCTGTTTGCAGATCATGGAGGAAAATTACAAAGGAGATTGTTAAGACTCCTGAGGAATGTGGTAGGCTTACCTTTCCCATTTCACTGAAGCAG CCGGCTCCGTGTGAATCCCCAATCCAGTGCTTTATCAAACGGGACAAAGCTAATTCAGTATATCGCCTCTACTTTGGTATGACTCCAT CTGAGAATGAGAGGGATAAACTATTGTTGGCCGCCAAAAAGATCAGAAGGGCAACAAGCACAGACTTCGTGATATCGTTGGCTGCAGATGATTTTTCTCAAGCTAGCAATACATATGTTGGGAAACTGAG GTCTAACTTTGTTGGAACCAAGTTTACCATATATGATAGCCAACCTTCAAGCGAAACCGCCATTGAACATGGTCGACTTTGTCAAAGCTTTCAAGCAAAGAAAGTATCTCCAGGAGTACCTGCATGCAACTACAGAGTAGCTACCATTTCCTATGAGCTCAATATTGTTCGTCGTCCAAAAGGACCTAGGAGAATTCATTGCACAATGCATTCTATCCCTTTCTCTTCAATCCAGGAGGGAGGCAGTGCTCCAACACCTACATTATTCCCTCAATCTTTTGATGAGAAGTCATTATCTGCACCTCTCTCAAAAACAAAGGAGCTAGCTATAGATATCAGCTCGTCTGGCTCTTCTCAAGAGCCGCTTATGCTAAAAAACAAGACTCCTTGGTGGAATGAAAAAATGCACAGCTGGTGCTTAAATTTTAAAGGCCGTGTTATGGTGGCTTCTGTGAAAACTTTTCAGCTACTGGCAGCAGGTGATCCTTCTCACAATATACCTGTCGCAGAACAAGACAAAGTAATACTACAGTTTGGCAGAATTGGAAAGGACAGCTTCACGATGGACTACCGCTATCCACTTTCTGCTTTCCAAGCTTTTGCAATCTGCTTGACCAGCTTTGACTCGAAACCAGCCTGTGAATGA